In Vigna unguiculata cultivar IT97K-499-35 chromosome 3, ASM411807v1, whole genome shotgun sequence, a single genomic region encodes these proteins:
- the LOC114175220 gene encoding uncharacterized protein LOC114175220, producing the protein MRELGCELIVAMPASSEVSTNSVCVGCPVEVAGHRFKLNLICLLMEGLDVILGMDWLSSNHVVIGYGRHRVVFPDTVGLELISFNQAVKEIEVGATYFMIVAHAEKMSTAEKISRIPVVDEYAYVFLDEIPELSPSRDVDFSIDLIPGVGPISMATYRMAPAELAELKK; encoded by the coding sequence ATGCGAGAGCTGGGGTGCGAACTGATAGTTGCGATGCCAGCATCTAGTGAGGTATCCACCAATTCTGTGTGTGTGGGGTGCCCTGTGGAGGTGGCAGGCCACAGGTTCAAGTTGAATCTTATTTGCCTGTTGATGGAGGGTTTGGACGTGATTCTGGGAATGGACTGGCTGTCGAGCAACCATGTTGTCATCGGTTACGGACGACACAGGGTAGTGTTCCCAGATACAGTCGGGTTGGAGCTTATCTCGTTTAATCAGGCTGTGAAAGAGATTGAGGTTGGAGCTACATATTTTATGATAGTGGCTCATGCGGAGAAGATGAGTACGGCCGAGAAAATCAGCAGGATTCCAGTAGTGGATGAATACGCATATGTTTTTCTGGATGAAATTCCAGAGTTGTCTCCTagcagggatgtggatttctccattgatctcatccctggCGTTGGGCCAATTTCTATGGCAACGTACAGGATGGCGCCAGCTGAGTTAGCTGAATTAAAGAAGTAG
- the LOC114175222 gene encoding uncharacterized protein LOC114175222, giving the protein MVAPAEESDDVLKNTLEVGVPSHPSQARGCTEDRFQVALWSLRNREEHAEHLRVVLGILREHHLYGKLSKFEFWLEEVQFLGHLISAQGISVDPAKIETVVKWERPQTVTEVRSFLGLAGYYRRFVEGFSKMVSPLTQLTRKNQPFSWTDECEACFEDMKRRLTTAPVLAIPDTTKMFEVYSDASYQGLGCVLMQDKQLVAYASRQLKVQEKNYPTHDLELAVVVFALKTWRHYLYGT; this is encoded by the exons ATGGTAGCTCCAG CTGAGGAGAGCGACGATGTTCTCAAAAATACACTTGAGGTCGGGGTACCATCACATCCTAGTCAGGCCAGAGGATGTACAGAAGACCGCTTTCAGGTCGCGCTATGgtcactacga AACAGAGAAGAACACGCAGAGCATCTGAGGGTGGTGTTGGGGATTCTCAGAGAACATCATTTGTATGGgaagttatcaaaatttgagTTCTGGCTGGAGGAGGTACAATTCCTAGGCCATTTAATCTCAGCCCAAGGAATATCAGTTGATCCGGCCAAGATCGAGAcagtggtgaagtgggagaggccACAGACAGTTACAGAGGTGCGGAGTTTCCTGGGTTTGGCAGGGTATTATCGGCGATTCGTGGAGGGtttctccaagatggtgagtcccCTGACACAGCTCACCAGAAAGAACCAACCCTTCTCATGGACAGATGAGTGTGAGGCCTGCTTTGAAGATATGAAGAGAAGATTGACTACCGCACCAGTACTGGCAATCCCTGACACGACTAAAATGTTTGAGGTATACAGTGATGCCTCGTACCAGGGGTTGGGTTGTGTGCTGATGCAGGATAAACAACTTGTGGCCTATGCATCGAGACAGTTGAAGGTGCAGGAGAAAAATTACCCGACGCATGACTTGGAGTTAGCGGTAGTGGTGTTTGCCCTCAAGACATGGAGGCATTATTTGTATGGAACGTAG